The stretch of DNA GAGAGCAACATGTATCGTAGCTTTGGCGGCTCCGTCATCAACATGTCTGCCCTTCCTGAGGCGAAGCTGGCGAAAGAGGCAGAGATTGCATACGCCATGATCTGCATGTCCACCGACTACGACTGCTGGCACGAGTCTGCTGGCGATGTCACAGTGGAAATGGTCATGGGCAACATGAAGGCCAATTCGGAGAATGCCTACCGCTTCGTGGGCGCCGTGCTGAACGAGCTGAGCAAAGAGGAGCACGCTGATGTCGTGTCGGCCACACACCTGGCTGGTCAGAGCAAATTCGCAGGCAGTATGACCGCTCCTGCGGGTCGCTCAGCAAAGGCCAAGGAGAACCTCAAATGGCTGTTCCCGAATTATTTTGACTGAGCGTTCTCCCTCAGGAGTTCAAAAGTCAGGTTCCACGTCTCTTCAACGAGcgtagagatatagatagagttctGATACCCTTTAGCATGGCCCAGAAATCGCCAGCACGCACACTTTTCTCCGATGAGAATGAAGCTTGTCAGCTCACGAGGTTGACCACCGCCAAAGTCTGCGCCTTCGATGTCGCCGTGAGATATGCCCGGAGGCACCGCTTTCTCTAAACCAGGCGAAAGGTCTCTGCTGCTTTATGTAGCCCTGCAGCGAAAGTGTCTTGCAGTGTTTCGGAGGAGCGATTGTAAACCTCAGCTAACAGCGCTCTTCTATTCGCTGACATTCGAGTGATCGATTCTCACAAGGATTCTCGTCGGTGATGATGACCAACTGCGTGCTTCTCCACGAAGTCTGACATGGCGTCCCAGCTTTTACAATTATCCTAGAAACGACAGATCTCAGGTAAGCATTGGTATCAAACGAATGCCTGCAACGTCGCTGACGACCACAGCACAGCCCATCAATGCGGAGCGATACTCACATGCTTCACGTCCCAACCATCCACAGCGAACCTTCTCCCATCACTTTCTGTCCTCGGCCATTCCAGTGTCATATCGCCCGCGCACATGACCGCTTGCCGAAGATAATCGAAGCAGTGCAGTATATGATCGACTTGCGGTGCCAGCACCACATCATACATCTGCTGCAGATTCGTCTGATTCAGAAACGAATGCATTGTCGACATATACGTCCGCATATGCAGAAGGCAATGCAGTTGATGCCACATGCTGATATCGTAGACCTCGCCATAGCGACTACTTTTGCCAGGCGGCAAGTCATAGTCGCGCGGATTATCGATGACTACGAAGCCGTCACCGGGCTGTCAAATGTCAGATTCGTCTTTTCTtcaatactagtactaaccGTGGAaacctctgaatgcaactacctctgagtgcaaccgCAGGTCGCTAAGCCAATCAGCAAAGCTTTCCATGGATTGAGAGAGCCAATCTAGTTaggcgcttgcactcagaggtcgTTGCATTACGAGGTAGCCACGGTTAGTGTTTTTCTCTCCACTTACGGGCATCATCTCAACCCAAGCATCATCAGACTGTGGGGACCAAGTGCCAGAGAACTTCTCATTCTGACGGAACGTCACGCTCGAGAAAGGTACTTGCAATCTTGTCAACAACTTGTCCTTGTTCTGTACGCACGCCTTTGAAGCCCACACTTACTCTCTGGAACCGGACCTTTTGATCGCGATGCATGAAGATCATTGGTGTGCCATGGTAATGCCACGGCCACTATGATGCAGCCTAACAGTAGAACAACAATGATAAAGGCCCGCCTTAGTGATTGATATTTCGCTTCAAGTTCTCGGATAAGTTTATTATCATTCttgtcttctgcttcttcaaccAGCAGATCTTCTCGTTCCATCGATCGATCAGTCCATGTCATTGAGGATCGCAGTCTTTTCAAATAGTCCATGTTGCCAGTAAAGCGAAATGGAATTGTCAAAACCTCAAAATCGAAGAGACTATCACAAAGAAAGGTGTtaaaaagaagaaaatgGTAGTAACAAAAAAAGCCACAGCCGACGCTGTGTCAACCAAGCCGCAGCGCCGAACGACGGGGCAAGCTACAGAGACAAAGCGTGATAGATGTGAGAACGAATGAGAAAACGCAAGGCGGAGCAAGTCGTGCTACCAATGCTATATATTCCGCATCGATTTGGAACAAGGGAAATTCGGGACATCCCAATCCGTCAACGAGTACATGAAGTCCTTGTAGCTTCTTCGAACTCCTAAGATGAAGCATACGATAGATCTGAAACGAACAAGAAGACGAATGAAAACTCGGTTCACGATCATCATTATGATTGATTGAATCTGATTGATCAACTAATATGCAACAGGTACAGCACAGCTTATGTGCATAGATAGGTAAGTCTCCACAAAATCTCGAACTTCGCTTGCACGGCTTTGCGACGAGTTCTCCGACCCAAAGAAAGTGCGGATTGCGTGAGCGCCAATCAATTGCAGATTCAAACATATCACAAATCCCAAGCTGTCGGTACCTGGGGACGTGACATCTTACAGATCTGGCAACGCGACCGGCCTTGATCGCAGCTGACTGCGTCCAAGCCTGCATCAGGCGTGCGCATTGTTGCCTCCAGCTGTAACGATGAGTCTAGATggagagaagctgaagatggcgCCTTCTTGGGGTTTTCCTGTTGGAAAGTTAGTGTTTGGTTATGCCTGGAATCGTTCTGTACACACCTCCGTCTGGAGTCACATCATCGTATGGAAAAGCGTAACCAATGCCATCGACATTTGCAGCATGAACGAGGCGAGCGTAGTGCTAAGATCTTATGTCAGCCAGCCATGTCTAAGATGATCG from Cercospora beticola chromosome 1, complete sequence encodes:
- a CDS encoding uncharacterized protein (antiSMASH:Cluster_7) yields the protein MDYLKRLRSSMTWTDRSMEREDLLVEEAEDKNDNKLIRELEAKYQSLRRAFIIVVLLLGCIIVAVALPWHTNDLHASRSKGPVPEIPFSSVTFRQNEKFSGTWSPQSDDAWVEMMPPGDGFVVIDNPRDYDLPPGKSSRYGEVYDISMWHQLHCLLHMRTYMSTMHSFLNQTNLQQMYDVVLAPQVDHILHCFDYLRQAVMCAGDMTLEWPRTESDGRRFAVDGWDVKHDNCKSWDAMSDFVEKHAVGHHHRRESL